In Rutidosis leptorrhynchoides isolate AG116_Rl617_1_P2 chromosome 2, CSIRO_AGI_Rlap_v1, whole genome shotgun sequence, one genomic interval encodes:
- the LOC139888591 gene encoding uncharacterized mitochondrial protein AtMg00810-like, giving the protein MSIPMRTLLNADENGEAFDITLYRNMVSSLMYLTVSRPDITLAVTFCARFQSNPKKSHSKAVIRIFQYLKDSDHGGCHVDWKRTSGSLHMLGSRLVGWSSKK; this is encoded by the exons ATGTCAATCCCAATGAGGACTTTGCTTAATGCTGATGAAAATGGGGAAGCCTTTGATATTACTCTTTATCGAAACATGGTTAGTTCTCTCATGTATCTGACTGTCAgcagaccagacattacacttgctgtaactttcTGTGCTAGGTTTCAGTCTAACCCAaagaaatcacactccaaagcAGTGATTAGAATTTTCCAatatcttaaag ATTCAGATCATGGTGGTTGTCATGTGGATTGGAAAAGAACATCCGGATCACTTCATATGTTGGGAAGTAgattagttggttggtcatccaagaaaTAA